The Chloroflexota bacterium sequence ACAGATTCGACCTGGTGATCATCGGCGCCGGCCCGGCGGGAGAGGCCGCTGCCTTCAAGGCCAGGAAGCTCGGCGCCTCGGTCGCGATCATCGATCGCGACCTGTTCGGCGGCGCCTGCCCATTCTTCGCGTGCATGCCTTCCAAGTCGCTCCTCCATTCGGCGACGGTGCATGCCGGCGGGGGCGACTACCCGTGGCCGAAGGCCTCGCTGCGACGCGACTGGATGATCAGCCGCGAAGGGATCGACTACCCCGATGACTCGCGCCATTTCAGGGACCTGGAGAAGGCCGGCGCGGTCGCGATGCGCGGCACCGCCCGACTCGACGGCCAGGGACGCGTCGTTGTCCGCCACGACGATGTCGAGCACGCGCTCGAGGCCGGCGCCGTGATCGTCGCCGTCGGCTCTACCAGCAAGGTGCCCGAGCTGCCCGGCCTGTCAGAGGTCCCCTATTGGACGAACCGCGAGGCCACCTCGACCCGCGAGCTGCCGGCGAGCCTCCTGATCCTCGGCGCCGGCCCGACTGGCGTGGAGCTGTCGCAGGTCTACGCCCGCTACGGGGTCCCGGTCACGCTGGTCGTGCCGAGCCCGCGCATCCTGCCGCGCGACCACGAGCGCAGCTCGGCCGCGGTGGCCAGGGCGCTGGTGCGCGACGGCGTCACGATCCGCACCGGTGCGCGTGCCGTTGCGGCGCACGCTGGTGCCGGCGCGAACGGTTCGCATCGGTTCGACCTCGATGATGGCTCGAGCGAGGAGGGCGCCGCGGTGCTGCTGGCCATCGGCCGCAGCCTGCCGCTTGCCGGGCTCGGGCTGGAGAGCGTTGGGGTGGACACTTCGACCGGTACGCTGAAGCCTGACGCCCAGCTGCGCATCGCGCCGAGGGTCTTCGTGGCCGGCGACCCGGCAGGCCCCGAGATGCACACCCACGTCAGCCACTACGAGGGCGAGATGACGGCCCGCATCGCGCTCGGCGACGAGGTCACCCCGGACCTTCGCGCCATCCCGCGCGCCATCTACACCAATCCCGAGGCGGCGTCGGTTGGGCTGCTGGTCGAGGAGGCGCAGGAGCGCGGCATCGACGCCGATGAGCTGACCAGCGACCTGGCATCGACCGCCAAGGGCGAGGCGGCCGAGGCGGAGGGCCACGTCACGATCGTGGTCGATCGCGTGGCGGGCACGCTGGTCGGCGTCTTCCTGGCCGGACCCGGCGTCAGTGAGGCGATCCACGAGGCGGTGCTGGCGGTGAAGCTGCAGACGCCGCTCTCCGTGCTGGCAGACACGATCCATGCCTTCCCGACGGTGGCCCGGGTGATGGGCCTGCTCTTCGCCGATGCGTCTGCCGGGCGCCGCTGACGCCCCCTACTCCGGGAACTCCTCGGGGTGGAAGGCATAGGCCCACATGGATCGCGGCTGGATGCGGAAGAGCACGACACCGTCACCCCAGGTATAGGGATCGGACTCGTACGCCTCACTCCACGTGCGGTGGATCTCGTCGTGGTCCGGATGCTCTCGCGCGATCCATTCGACGGTGCCGTTGGCCACGACGGCAATGCGATCGCCCTCCATGTGCACGGCACTGCAGGCGGGATTCAGCCGCAGGTGCTCGAGGCGGGTCGCGCCCGCGCCAGTGCTCACGGTGAACCGGCCGTGAATGAAGAGCGTGTCGAGTGGAGACACCCGCGGCTCGCCGCGCGAGGTCACGGTGGCGAACGCGACGTGCCGGATGCCGTCCAGATGGCGAACCACCTGCCGCGCAGTGAGCCGGCGAGTGGGCTTGACGATCTCGCGCATATGCTCGTGGCACGCGCGAAGTGCGCATCGAACATGGCCTGCAGCTCGGCGAGCTCCGCGTCGGTCTCGAACACGACTATCAGCGTAGCCCGTAGCATCGCTGCGTGGATCCGACCCTGATCCTGGCCGTCCTCTTCCTCGTGGCCGCGCTGCTCTATGGCTCCGTCGGCCACGCCGGCGCATCGGCCTACCTCGCCAGCATGGCGCTCGTCGGTGTCGCTCCGGAGGTGATGAAGCCGACCGCGTTGGTGCTCAACATCCTGGTGGCGAGCATCGTGACGCTCCGCTTCGCTCGGGCCGGCTATGTCCGACCCCTGGCTCTCATCCCGTTCGTGGCGGGCTCGATCCCTGCTGCCTTCATCGGCGGCGGGCTCACCCTGCCGACCACGATCTATCGGCCGCTTGTCGGAGCCGTCCTGCTGGTGGCGGCAGCGCGATTCGGCTGGACCGCCTCCCACGCCGGCGCTGACTTCCCACCCCGAGCTCCCTGGCCCGGCGCGGTCGCTACCGGGTCGGGGATCGGCCTGCTGGCCGGCCTGACTGGCACCGGCGGCGGGATCTTCCTGACGCCACTCCTGCTGGCCGCGGGCTGGGCGGGGACGCGCTTCGCGGCGGGAACCTCGGCCGCCTTCATCCTGGCCAATTCGATCTCGGGCCTGGCCGGCAACCTGGCCTCGGTCGGCAGCCTCCCGCCCGCCCTTCCGCTCTGGCTGGGTGCCGTTGCGATTGGCGGCGCTGTCGGGTCGCAGCTCGGCAGCCGGCGCATGCCCGCCCCCTGGATCCGCCGCGCGCTCGCAGCGGTCCTGCTCGTCGCCGGGCTGAAGCTGATCTTCCTGCCCTAGGCCTCCGCTTGGCGGAGCAGGACGCCGGGGTTCAGCATCCAGCCCGGGTCGAGCGCACGCTTGATGGCCCGCATGGCGGAGACGTCGGCGACTCCGCGATCCGCATCCAGCCAGGCCACCTTGGCGGCGCCGATGCCGTGCTCGGCACTCACCGTTCCCCCCATCTCGATCGTGAGCCGCAGGACGGCGTCGTCCACGGCCTCGTCGTCGGGTGCCGGACCGATGATCCCCACGTGCACGTTCCCGTCGCACACATGCCCGTACAGGTAGGTCGCCGCGCCCGGCGTCGTCTCCTCAACCACCGAGGGAACGAGCTCGATGAACTCAGCCAGGCGCGCGAGTGGCAGCGCCACGTCGAGCTTGTGGGCGACACCCTCGCCGCTGATCGCCTCGGTGTGGCGCTCTCGCAGGCTCCAGAGCCGGTCGCGGCCGGCCTCGTCGGAGGCGATGACCGCATCGTCGACCCCGGGCGCGTCGGCGATGGCGTCGGCCAGCCGCTCGGTCGGGTCGGCGTCGCCATCGGCCTCGAACAGCAGGTAGGCCGGATGGCGGTCGCGGAATGGGCGGTCGGAAGCGACATGGCGCAGCACGAGCTCCATCCCCTCGTCGAAGAAGAGCTCGGCAGCTGCCAGCTCGGGCAGGGATCGCCGCAGATCTCCGGCCAGCGACACCGCATCTGCCACTCGCGCCAGGCCGAGCAGGGCCACCGCGCGCCGCGGCCTGACCGGAACGACGCGCAGGTGTGCGCGCGTGATCAGGGCCAGGGTCCCTTCGCTGCCTGCGAGCAGCGAGGGAAGGTGATAGCCGGTGTTGTCCTTGACCATTCCCGGCAGTCGTCGCACGACGCTGCCGTCGGCCAGAACCGCCTCCAGGCCCAGCAGCTGCGCGCGCATCGGCCCATGCCGCAGCACATGGATCCCGCCCGCGTTGGTCGCGATCATGCCGCCGATGGTTGCGGAGTCCCTGGCCCCGAGGTCGACTCCGAACGCGAAGCCAGCGGGACGCAGATGAGCCTGCAGCGCGGCAAGCGTCCCACCGGCGCCCATCGTCACCTCGCCCGCCAGGGTGTCGACCGGCTCGAGGTCGCGCAGGCGCAGCATCGAGACGACGACCTGCGGACGGTCCGCGAGGCTATGCGGTACCGAGCCGCCCACGAGTCCGGTGTTGCCACCCTGGGGAATCACGGCCGCGCCCGCCGCCGCGCAGGCCAGGACGACGGCGACCACCTCGTCGGTCGTGGCCGGACGCACCACGGCCAGGGCTTCACCGCGCCAACGACGGGTCCAATCGGTCTCGTATGAGGCACGCAGGTCGGGGTCGGTCAGGACGTGGCTGGCACCGACCGCGGCGCGCAGCGAGTCAAGGAAGGCGTCGTGAGGCGTCATCGGCGAACATGCTGCCACGCCTCGCATGATCCGCGTCCCGGCCAGCACGTTGCTGCCGCTGATCCTCCTCGTGGCAGGAGCGGCGGTCGAATGGATGCGCCTGCCCGTGATGCTGAGTCTCCTGCTGGGATTGCTGGCATCCGTGCTCCTCGCGCGGCGCAGACCCGACGAGCGGGCCGGCCCGGTGGTCCTGGTCTATGCCGGCTGCCTCGTGGTCGCGCTGAACATGGCGTGGGCCAGCGTGCCATTGGGGGGATTCGCCGATGACCTCGCCTGCGCAGACCGGTTCGCTCCGTTCGCGGTCCTCCGGATCATCGGTGCGCTGCTGGTGCTCACGTCGGTTGGGCTGATCATGCGACTCGTGCGCGCCGATCCCGCCGACGTCGGCCTGCGCTGGCCGTCCCGCCGGTGGCTGCTCATCTGGCTGGCGGCCCTGCCCGCGATCGGGGCTGCCGCGGTCCTGCTGGGACCGATCCTGGCGAAACCGTTCTTCGGACCGATCTCGCCCATGCCGGCCGATCTGCTCAGTCTCGTTCCCGCGCTCGCCTTCGCAATCGCCAACGCCAGCATGGAGGAGGTCGCCTATCGCGGGGCGCTCCTCCGCTGGTTGACGCCCATCACCGGCGCGGCCTCCGCCCTCGCGTTGCAGGCCCTCGTCTTCGGCCTGGCGCACGGCGCCGGGACCGATTTCATCGGCTCACCATTGCCGGTCATGGCGGCCACCGCCGCGGCGGGCCTCATCCTCGGCGCCATCGCGCTGCGGACTCGCTCGCTGCTGCTGCCGATCGCGATCCACGTCGCGCTCGATATCCCGGTCTTCTACGGCAAGGTGTGCCTGGGCACCTGACCGGCCGGCGGCCGGTAGACTCGGGCGATGGGCGACCGGTGGGCGACCTTCGACTGCTACGGCACCCTCGTCGACTGGATGGGCGGCATCCGCAGCTCGCTTGCCCGCATCTGGCCCGATGCGGACGCGGCCGCTCTGCTGACCCTCTACCACCAGCTCGAGCCCGCGGTCCAGGCCGGGCGCGGGATGACCTATCGCGACGTTATGGCGGAGACGCTGGCGAGCGTGGCGGCTCTCGCCCACCTCGAGTTGCCCCGCGGCGAGCAGGATGCCCTGGGCTCGTCGCTCCCGGCCTGGCCGGTCTTCACCGAGGTGCCCACTGTCCTCGCCGAGCTGCGGAGGCGTGGCTGGCGGCTCGCCATCCTCTCGAACACGGACCCGGACCTGCTCGAGGCTTCGCTGCGCGCGATCGGGGTGCCGGTCGACCTGCGGATCGTGGCCTCCGAGATCGGCTCCTACAAGCCCGCAGTCCGCCACTGGGACGCGTTCTTCGCGCAGACCGGGGCCGATCGCGGGCGCCACGCGCACGTGGCAGCCTCGCTCTTCCACGACATCCAGCCGGGTGCGCGGCTTGGGCTTCGCTGCGTCTGGATCAACCGCGGGGCGGAGCAAAGCGACCTGCCGCGGGCCGCGGAGCTGACCGACCTGGCCGGCCTCCCCGAGCGTCTCGAGGCGCTGGTCCCCGACCGAGCGTAGCATCTACGCCCATGCCCGAGCTCCTTCCGATGCTGCCCCGCGACACGCGCGGCCGGCCGCTCCACGACCTCCGCATCAGCGTCACTGACCGCTGCAACTTCCGGTGCGTGTACTGCATGCCGCGCGCCGTCTTCGGTCGCGACCACGCCTTCCTGCCCCGCGCGGAGCTGCTCACCTTCGAGGAGATCGCGCGGCTGGTGGCGATCTTCACTCGCCTCGGCGTGGAGAAGGTGCGCCTCACCGGCGGCGAGCCCCTGGTACGGCGCGAGCTCCCGACGCTGGTGGGGATGCTGGCCGCGATCCCGGGCGTGCGCGACCTGACCCTGACCACCAACGGGGTGCTGCTCCCGGAGCAAGCCTCCGAGCTGCAGGAGGCGGGGCTGCATCGGGTTACGGTCAGCCTCGACGCCGATGACGACGCCACCTTCATGCGCATGAACGACGCCGGTGTACCCGTCTCCCGGGTGCTGGCCGGGATCGAGGCGGCGGAGGCGGCCGGCCTCGGCCCGATCAAGCTGAACATGGTGGTGAAGCGCGGCTGGAACGAGCACGCCGTGCTGCCCATGGCGCGGCGCTTCCGGGGGACGGGCCGCATCCTGCGCTTCATCGAATACATGGACGTCGGCCACTCCAACGGCTGGCGCCTGGACGAGGTCATCACCGCGGACGAGATCCTGTCGACCATCAACTCGGAATTTCCCCTTGAGCCGATGGCGCCCACGAAGCGTGGGGAGGTGGCGGAGCGCTACCGCTATCTCGACGGCGGCGGCGAGATCGGGATCATCGCGTCGGTCAGCCGGCCGTTCTGCGGCGACTGCGATCGCGCCCGTCTCTCCGCCGACGGGCAGCTCTACACCTGCCTCTTCGCGACCGCCGGCCACGATCTGCGGGCGCTGCTGCGAGGCGGCGCCTCCGATGCGGAGATCGAGGCGGCTTTGCGTCAGATCTGGGAGACCCGCGACGACCGCTACTCGGAGATCCGCTCTGCGGAGACAGTGGCGCTTCCGAAGGTCGAGATGAGCTACATCGGCGGCTAGACGCCAAGCGGCCTAGGCACGACTCGCGCTCGCCGGTATTCTGTGCGCCCAATGCAGTGCCCTTCCTGCGGCGTCGCCGCGTCCCCGAACCAGAA is a genomic window containing:
- a CDS encoding NAD(P)/FAD-dependent oxidoreductase translates to MDRFDLVIIGAGPAGEAAAFKARKLGASVAIIDRDLFGGACPFFACMPSKSLLHSATVHAGGGDYPWPKASLRRDWMISREGIDYPDDSRHFRDLEKAGAVAMRGTARLDGQGRVVVRHDDVEHALEAGAVIVAVGSTSKVPELPGLSEVPYWTNREATSTRELPASLLILGAGPTGVELSQVYARYGVPVTLVVPSPRILPRDHERSSAAVARALVRDGVTIRTGARAVAAHAGAGANGSHRFDLDDGSSEEGAAVLLAIGRSLPLAGLGLESVGVDTSTGTLKPDAQLRIAPRVFVAGDPAGPEMHTHVSHYEGEMTARIALGDEVTPDLRAIPRAIYTNPEAASVGLLVEEAQERGIDADELTSDLASTAKGEAAEAEGHVTIVVDRVAGTLVGVFLAGPGVSEAIHEAVLAVKLQTPLSVLADTIHAFPTVARVMGLLFADASAGRR
- a CDS encoding pyridoxamine 5'-phosphate oxidase family protein; translation: MREIVKPTRRLTARQVVRHLDGIRHVAFATVTSRGEPRVSPLDTLFIHGRFTVSTGAGATRLEHLRLNPACSAVHMEGDRIAVVANGTVEWIAREHPDHDEIHRTWSEAYESDPYTWGDGVVLFRIQPRSMWAYAFHPEEFPE
- a CDS encoding sulfite exporter TauE/SafE family protein, whose product is MDPTLILAVLFLVAALLYGSVGHAGASAYLASMALVGVAPEVMKPTALVLNILVASIVTLRFARAGYVRPLALIPFVAGSIPAAFIGGGLTLPTTIYRPLVGAVLLVAAARFGWTASHAGADFPPRAPWPGAVATGSGIGLLAGLTGTGGGIFLTPLLLAAGWAGTRFAAGTSAAFILANSISGLAGNLASVGSLPPALPLWLGAVAIGGAVGSQLGSRRMPAPWIRRALAAVLLVAGLKLIFLP
- a CDS encoding FAD-binding oxidoreductase, with protein sequence MTPHDAFLDSLRAAVGASHVLTDPDLRASYETDWTRRWRGEALAVVRPATTDEVVAVVLACAAAGAAVIPQGGNTGLVGGSVPHSLADRPQVVVSMLRLRDLEPVDTLAGEVTMGAGGTLAALQAHLRPAGFAFGVDLGARDSATIGGMIATNAGGIHVLRHGPMRAQLLGLEAVLADGSVVRRLPGMVKDNTGYHLPSLLAGSEGTLALITRAHLRVVPVRPRRAVALLGLARVADAVSLAGDLRRSLPELAAAELFFDEGMELVLRHVASDRPFRDRHPAYLLFEADGDADPTERLADAIADAPGVDDAVIASDEAGRDRLWSLRERHTEAISGEGVAHKLDVALPLARLAEFIELVPSVVEETTPGAATYLYGHVCDGNVHVGIIGPAPDDEAVDDAVLRLTIEMGGTVSAEHGIGAAKVAWLDADRGVADVSAMRAIKRALDPGWMLNPGVLLRQAEA
- a CDS encoding CPBP family intramembrane glutamic endopeptidase is translated as MIRVPASTLLPLILLVAGAAVEWMRLPVMLSLLLGLLASVLLARRRPDERAGPVVLVYAGCLVVALNMAWASVPLGGFADDLACADRFAPFAVLRIIGALLVLTSVGLIMRLVRADPADVGLRWPSRRWLLIWLAALPAIGAAAVLLGPILAKPFFGPISPMPADLLSLVPALAFAIANASMEEVAYRGALLRWLTPITGAASALALQALVFGLAHGAGTDFIGSPLPVMAATAAAGLILGAIALRTRSLLLPIAIHVALDIPVFYGKVCLGT
- a CDS encoding HAD-IA family hydrolase, with amino-acid sequence MGDRWATFDCYGTLVDWMGGIRSSLARIWPDADAAALLTLYHQLEPAVQAGRGMTYRDVMAETLASVAALAHLELPRGEQDALGSSLPAWPVFTEVPTVLAELRRRGWRLAILSNTDPDLLEASLRAIGVPVDLRIVASEIGSYKPAVRHWDAFFAQTGADRGRHAHVAASLFHDIQPGARLGLRCVWINRGAEQSDLPRAAELTDLAGLPERLEALVPDRA
- the moaA gene encoding GTP 3',8-cyclase MoaA, translating into MPELLPMLPRDTRGRPLHDLRISVTDRCNFRCVYCMPRAVFGRDHAFLPRAELLTFEEIARLVAIFTRLGVEKVRLTGGEPLVRRELPTLVGMLAAIPGVRDLTLTTNGVLLPEQASELQEAGLHRVTVSLDADDDATFMRMNDAGVPVSRVLAGIEAAEAAGLGPIKLNMVVKRGWNEHAVLPMARRFRGTGRILRFIEYMDVGHSNGWRLDEVITADEILSTINSEFPLEPMAPTKRGEVAERYRYLDGGGEIGIIASVSRPFCGDCDRARLSADGQLYTCLFATAGHDLRALLRGGASDAEIEAALRQIWETRDDRYSEIRSAETVALPKVEMSYIGG